AGACATCGGCGTGGACGTCCGCATTCTTTCCTCTAAAAATCCCGATCCGAACGGAGAGCAACCCGATTATCCTTTGAACGATTACACCTTGCCCCTTTTCGGATTCCTCGTCAAAAGACAGGGCTTTGCGTTTGCGGAGATCAATAAAGACGTCATAAACGAAGCGGTCGCTTGGGCGGATCTGATCCACTTGGAAGAGCCTTTCGACCTTGAAATCGCCGTTGCGGACGCCGCGGAAAAAGCGGGCGTACCGATGACCGCGACCTACCATTTGCACCCCGAGAATCTTTTCGCGACGGTGCACCTTCATAACGATCCCTTTTTGAACAGATTGACGATGCGTTTTTGGCGCAAAAAGGTTTTCAACCGTTGCGAGATCGTCCAATGCCCGACGGAGAACGTCCGAAAACGCCTCGCGAAATGGCGTTATCGCGCCGAACTCCGCGTCATATCCAACGGACTCGTGATCGAAGACACGCTTCCCTCTCTGCCCGAATCCGATCTCGTCCTGAGCGACGCGAAATATCGGATCATAACGATCGGGAGATATTCCGTGGAAAAGGATATGATCACCCTATTGAAAGCGATGCGCTATTCGAAAGTCGCTTCCGAAACCGAGCTGATCCTCGCGGGCAGAGGTCCGACCGAACACACCCTTCGAAAGTACGCGGACAAACTCTATAAAAAAGGCGTCTTGAAGTACCCCGTTCAATTCGGGTTCTTCGCCCTGCCCGATCTTCAAAAGCTCTCGCTCGCGTCCGACCTTTATATCCATTGCGCGATCATCGAAGTCGAAGGACTTTCCTGCCTCGAAGCGATCCGCGTAGGGCTCGTCCCGATCATCGCGAAAGGAAGCAAGACCGCGACCTCGCAATTCGCGCTCAGCGAAAAAAGCGTCTACACGGAAAAGAAGCCCAAAGAACTCGCCGCCAAGATCGATTACTGGCTGACCCACGAAAAAGAGCGAAAAGCGGAAGCCGAGCGATATAAAGAAACGGACGTTGCCTACGATATTCAAAAATCCATTTCCGAACTTAAAACCATGTTCGAGGACGCGATCAAGAACTACGCCTCCCGAAAACACAGGAAACACTGAAAAAAAGGTTGCCGAAGCAACCTTTTTTCTTTTTCGTTTTTTGACAGGAATCACAGGAGAAGCGTCTTATCTTCGCCCATACCGAGCATCCCGGTCAGGTCGTACTTGACGCCGTCCTCGTCGCGGACGTAGCCTTCAAGCTCGCCGAAGGTGATATAATAGTCGATATTGACGATACCCGCGTGAACGATCATCGGGTTGATGCCGTAGACCTTGAAGGTCAAATTGACCATATCGTGCTCGTCCTTGACTCTCCATTCCGCGTAATTTCTGAAATCTTTGGTTTCGGAAGTGCGGGTGAACTTGACGGGCGGGAGCAAACTGGATTTTCCTTCGAACCAAAGGATATTCTCGTTATAGTCGTCCTGATTGATGGATTGGTTGCGGGTCAAGTTGAAAGCGATGAATTTCTTTTCGCCGTCGATCTCGCATTTACCCATCGTCGTGACCCAATCGTAATGGGCGCGGCGGGGATAATATCCTCTGTGATCGTCCACGATCGCGACGGTCTCGTCGTCCGAGATCAGCTCTTCGCCGTTAATGACGAGCTTACCTTCCGCCTTGAAGAAATCTTTTTGGCTGTAAAGCGGGCGGGGACGCTTCGCGTCGAACGGGATGCTGACGACGCAGGGATCGGAGAGCCTCGTAAGCGTGAAATCGTATTCGATCGTCGCTTCGGAATAATTCTCTTTGATCGCGGCGACCGCGGTCTTATCCTCTCTGCCTTCGGTGATCAGGCATTTGCCCTTATGAGAGCCCGAAAGCTCGCATTTTCCGTCTTGGAAGTTATTGACGTACTTTACGAAGCTGACGTCCGTCCTTCCTTCCGCAACCGCTCCGTTCAAAAGATTCGGCGCGATGACCGTCTTTTTCGAGGGGAGGTTGGTATCCCAGCAGTAAACTTTCTTCGTGCGCTTATCCCAGAAAACGTTCATCGTCTTTCCGAAAATGCCCATATCGCAAACGACGGCGAGAAGGACGCCGTTTTTGAGATGCACTTCGGTGGCTTCCCAAAGAGTCAGTTTCAATTTATTGAAGCAGTTGGGAAGCGCGGTCGGTCCTTTGAGTTTGACGATGTCCATATCTTCGAACTCTTTGTCAAAGGTTCCGAAGACGCAAGACCCATCGGGGTTGACCATGCTTTTCGGGGTCGGGACCGCTCTGCGCTTTTGAGATATAAATTTACTGTATTCGCCCATAGTTTTCTCCTTTTTTATGGAATATGTAATCATTATATCACTTTTATCGGGCGATTTCAAGGGGGGATTTTCAGAAAAAAAACGCAAACGTTCGCCCTTTTCGAGCGAACGTCCGCGTCGGATTTCGAAAGAATAAAGTCGATCTTCCGCCGTTTACGCCAAAATGCGCTTCGCCTTTTTCGAAAGGATCAAAGCGAGAACGGGGATCGCGACGGAAAGGATCGCGAAGACGGCGGGCAAGATCGCCGTGGAGACGATCGAACAGTCGGGGTTTCCGCCGCAGTAGACCGCGAGGATGCGCGCGTCCTTCATCGACAGCGCGACGGAATAGCAAGCGATAAAGAGCGCGCTTTGCGCCGTCCCGAAGAGAATATCGAGGATATTGAAAGCGCCCTGCTTATTCGTGATCGAAGAAAAGATCGCGACGAGGATCCTTGCGATCGAGACGAACATCACGATAACGGAGAGGATCGAAAGCGTCTTGACGTAGGACTCCGCGTAATAATGGAAAGGAACCGCCATATCGCCGAACGCGGCGTCCGTCCCCGTGTAGTTCCCCGAAAGCCCGGCGGCTACGCAGTTGAACCCGCTGATCTTTACTTCGATGCCGACCTCCGTGTTATGGACCGCCGCCCAGTTGACGAGCATAAAGATCAAAAGCAGCGCCGCGAATAGCAAGGAAGCCAAGCTCAAAAAGCGAAGATTCTTCCAAGAGGATTCGAACTTCTTTTGCTTCTCTTCCTGCAAACGCTTCTCGATATAGTCTTTTTTCATCGTGCCTTTTTTTACGTTTTTGTTTTTTGCCATACTTCAACTCCTTTTATGAATAGAGACATTGACTGCAAGTGCAACCCGAGACGGGGCCGCAGGTGATGACGATCACCGAGACGATCCCGCCGATCAACAGAAGCAAGAGAACGGATAGAAAGGAAAAGAACAGAATATTCTTTTTCTTCTCGCGCGCCGCGATCCTCTTTTCTTCCTCGGTCGGTTCCGCCGAGTCTTCCGCCGTCGATTCAATTTCCTCTTTCAATTCTTCGTCTCTTTCTTCTTCCATAGCCCTCTCCTATTTTTCGACGTAATGCGCGAGTCCCGAGTAATCCTCGATCGGATCGA
This genomic window from Clostridia bacterium contains:
- a CDS encoding glycosyltransferase; this encodes MKVLFVINSIYTKGNGLATSARRTIKYLKDIGVDVRILSSKNPDPNGEQPDYPLNDYTLPLFGFLVKRQGFAFAEINKDVINEAVAWADLIHLEEPFDLEIAVADAAEKAGVPMTATYHLHPENLFATVHLHNDPFLNRLTMRFWRKKVFNRCEIVQCPTENVRKRLAKWRYRAELRVISNGLVIEDTLPSLPESDLVLSDAKYRIITIGRYSVEKDMITLLKAMRYSKVASETELILAGRGPTEHTLRKYADKLYKKGVLKYPVQFGFFALPDLQKLSLASDLYIHCAIIEVEGLSCLEAIRVGLVPIIAKGSKTATSQFALSEKSVYTEKKPKELAAKIDYWLTHEKERKAEAERYKETDVAYDIQKSISELKTMFEDAIKNYASRKHRKH
- a CDS encoding DUF2804 domain-containing protein; this translates as MGEYSKFISQKRRAVPTPKSMVNPDGSCVFGTFDKEFEDMDIVKLKGPTALPNCFNKLKLTLWEATEVHLKNGVLLAVVCDMGIFGKTMNVFWDKRTKKVYCWDTNLPSKKTVIAPNLLNGAVAEGRTDVSFVKYVNNFQDGKCELSGSHKGKCLITEGREDKTAVAAIKENYSEATIEYDFTLTRLSDPCVVSIPFDAKRPRPLYSQKDFFKAEGKLVINGEELISDDETVAIVDDHRGYYPRRAHYDWVTTMGKCEIDGEKKFIAFNLTRNQSINQDDYNENILWFEGKSSLLPPVKFTRTSETKDFRNYAEWRVKDEHDMVNLTFKVYGINPMIVHAGIVNIDYYITFGELEGYVRDEDGVKYDLTGMLGMGEDKTLLL